The Gracilibacillus caseinilyticus genome segment GACGTTCGTACTATCTTCCTCATAAAACTAAACTACATAAAAGGTTGGGATGTAAATGAAAAGAAAACTCGCACTAAGTTCTTTATTACTTTTTACGTTGATGATGTTCTTGCTAATTGGCTGTTCATCTGATAATGAGGAGACTGCTAATTCTGATGACAATACAGCAAATGCAGATGAAACGGAAACAGAATCTAATGATACCGAAGAAGCAGCTTCTGAATACCCTATCGTAATCGAGCATGCTTTTGGTGAAACAGTTATTGAAGAAAAGCCTGAACGTGTCGCTACTATTCAATGGGCGAACCACGATGTAGCACTTGCACTTGGAGTAGTACCTGTAGGTTTCTCAGCAGCTAACTATGGTGTTCAGGACGATAGTGGCCTTTTACCTTGGACAAAGGAGAAACTGGATGAATTAGGTGCAGAAGATCCTAATGTATTCCAAGATACAGATGGACTTGATTTTGAAGCGATTGCCGATACTAACCCGGATGTAATCCTTGCTGCTTACTCAGGTATTACACAAGAAGACTACTATATTCTAAGTGAAATCGCTCCTGTAGTTGCCTATGAGTCTGGTCCGTGGGTAACAACTTGGCGTGAACAAGTGCTGTTAAATGCAAAAGGTCTGGGCATGGAAGAAGAAGGAGAGCAACTTATCGCTGATACCGAACAATTAATCCAGGAAAAAGCAAGCGAATATCCTAAAACCGACGGTAAGAAAGTGGTCTGGGTGAACTTCTCAGCGGATGACATGTCACAGCTGCATCTTTATACACCAACAGATCCACGTGGTGGTTTCCTAATTGAGTTAGGAATGGAGTATCCTGAAAGTGTCACAAATCAGATTGAAGATGAATCTAGCTATTCGTTAAAATTAAGCGCAGAAAATGCGGATGTGCTAAACGATGCCGATATTATTATTGGATATGGTGGCGAAGACTTATATGAAGCAATAAAAGCTGACCCGCTACTTGGCAAAATTCTAGCAATTGAACGCGGCTCTGTTGTATTTATTGGTAACGGTACTCCTTTAGCAGCGTCTGGAAACCCGAATCCACTTTCCATCGAGTACACGATTGACCAATATCTTGAATTAATTGGAGAAGCTATCAGCAAAATCGATGAATAATTTAGTAGAAACAAAAGGGAAAGAGCTGAATCGATATATTCCGAAACACTTCACAAAGGTTCTCGTTTTATGCTTTGTTTTGCTCGGTTTCTGCATCTTATTATCACTGGCTTTTGGCTCGCGATTGGTGGGAATTAATGAACTGATGGATGGATTGTTTCGTCCAGAAGTAGACACCTATGATGCCAATGTGGTGCGCCAACGCATTACGCGTACTATTTTCAGTTTGTTCTGCGGTGCAGCGCTTGGTGTTTCTGGAGCGCTGATGCAGGCAGTCACTCGTAATCCGATTGCAGACCCGAGTATACTTGGTATAAACACAGGTGCGTCTTTGTTCGTTGTGTGCGGTATTGCCTTTTTTAACATCTCTACGGCAAATCAATATATTTGGTTTGCTTTAGCTGGTGCAGTCATTACGGCAATTTTTGTATTCGGAATTGGTTCGATGGGGCGTGGCGGTGCTACGCCTCTTAAACTTGTTTTAGCAGGTGCTGCTACAAGTGCCGCCCTCTCCTCACTCGTCGTTGCGATTATGATTCCGCGCTCTTATGTCATGGATCAATTCCGGTTCTGGCAAGTCGGAAGTGTTGGTTCGTCGAGTTGGAGCAACATTTCCACCTTCATTCCTTTTCTCGTCATTGGCATTACCATAGGGATAGTATCTGCTGCCGCTCTTAACGCATTGGCACTGGGGGATGAGGTTGCAACTGGATTGGGTGTCAGAACGGGAGTGCTTAGACTAGTCGCTGCATTTGCCGGGGTAGTCTTATGTGGGGCAACAACGGCACTGGCAGGACCGATTGGATTCATCGGACTGTTATCGACACATGTCATCCGATTGATACTCGGCAGTGATCAACGTTATATTATACCATTGTCTGCTTTCACAGGGGCGATTATTTTAACTATATCAGATGTATGTGGCAGGCTGCTAGGCAGTCCGGGAGAACTTGAAGTCGGCGTAGTGACTGCCTTTATCGGCGCGCCCATACTGATAATATTAGCTATGAAAGCGAAAGTGCGTGCAATATGAAGAATGAATCTATTACATTTATTATGACAGGCATACGTCAAAGACGACGACGCTGGATACTGGTTACCAGTTTCCTGGTGGTACTTGCATGTGCACTTGCATGTGCCATGCTTTTACTTGGAAATACAATTTATCCGATTCAGGATGTGATCCGCGTCTTATCAGGTGAGGACATTCAGGGTGCTTCTTTTGCGGTTAATACGATACGTCTGCCACGAATGCTGGCAGGGCTTTTCGCTGGTTTTGCCTTCGGGATTGCCGGGAACACCTTCCAAACGATGTTACGTAATCCTCTGGCAAATCCGAATGTCATCGGAATCACTGCCGGTTCGAGTGCGGCAGCGGTTTTTTGTATCGTTGTCTTGCATACAAGCAATGCGGTCGTATCGATTGCATCGGTTGTGGCTGGGCTGATTACCGTACTGATTATTTATATGTTATCTAAGGAAAAATCCTTTTCGATTGGTAGGTTAATCTTAGTCGGAATAGGGATTCAGGCCATGCTTAACGCCTTCATTTCTTATGTTTTATTAATCGGTGATCAACAGGATATTCCTGCTGCACTCCGATGGCTGAATGGCAGTTTAAATGGATCGCAAATGGATGAGCTTCCGCCACTTATGTTAACCGTCTTGATTTTTTCACCGATCATTATTCTGCTCGGAAAACATCTAAGCATGCTGGAGCTTGGGGAACAAACAGCTGCTTCTCTTGGCGTCCATACCGACAAGACAAGGATTGCGCTGATTCTGAGTTCTGTCTGTATGATTGCTTTGGCCACATCGATCACGGGGCCGATCGCTTTTGTTGCTTTCCTTTCCGGACCAATTGCCAAAAGACTGGTTGGTGTAGGCTTCTCTAATATAATTCCAGCGGGGCTTGTTGGGGTGAATCTGGTGCTGGCGTCAGATCTGATTGGCCAATTTGCATTTGAAGTCAGGTATCCTGTAGGAATCATAACCGGGTTACTCGGAGCTCCCTACCTGATCTACTTGCTAATCCGAATGAATCGAAAGGGAGATTTATAATGAAACAAACACATACTTTCAAGGCAGACCAAATCGTTGCCGGCTATGACAAAAAAGCGATCATTCATGATATCAGCCTTGAAATCCCCAGCAATAAAATTAGTGTGATTATCGGAGCAAATGGCTGTGATAAGTCTACCTTGCTGAAAACACTGGCACGACTTATTAAGCCGATATCTGGTGACATTACCCTTGATGACAAGCAACTTAACAAAATTCCAACCAAACAGCTGGCGCGTGTCTTAGGACTATTACCACAATCCCCAATTGTTCCGGAGGGCATATCTGTTGCCGATTTGGTCGGACGAGGAAGGTTCCCTCACCAATCTTTAATGACTGGATGGACAAAAAAAGACTATGAAGCTGTAGCAGAAGCGATGGATCTGATGGATATCACCCGCTTTGCCAATCATAATATTGACGAGCTTTCTGGTGGTCAACGTCAGCGAGTCTGGATTGCCATGGCACTGGCACAGCAAACCGATATCTTGTTTCTTGATGAACCGACGACCTTCCTGGATATTACCTATCAAGTCGACATTCTTGATCTATTAACCGATCTTAATCGAAAACTCGGAACCACGATCGTCATGGTCCTTCATGATATCAATTTATCGGCACGCTATGCGGATCATATTTATGCGCTTCATGAAGGAAAGCTGGTAGCAGAGGGATCGCCTTCCGAGGTGATCACACATACTATGATTAAAGATATTTTCGGACTGCATTGTACGGTAATCGATGACCCTGTATCAGGCTCTCCGTCTGTCGTACCAATTGGGCGATATCATGTGAATAACTAAACCGTTCGGGTCTCACTAACGTTCGTATGTATACAACTTATTCAAGTGAGTAATCAAGATAAAAGCTCATTCAACACTCACAAACAACAAATAAAGGTTTGTAATTTTTATCCAAACTTGTTACTATTATAATAACTTCATATACAGCGCTTAGAGTATATAAAGGAGCGTAATAATGAGCATTAAAGCTAGTGTAAAAGGACAAATTCCTTATTGGATCGTTTTTTCTGTTATTATCATTTCAGATTTACTATTTAAAGTGAATTGGATAAATGCCTATTATGTTTTCATCTTTGCCTTGGGTTATTGTACATTAATGTTGTTTGATGATTATAGAAAAGCCACTAAAAAGAATAACAGTACCAGAGATTAGTATATTTTAAAGACCGGAATTAAATTATATACAACTACCTATAATATGGATTATGTCAACTGCTTCGTGTTTATTTTGAAATGATTCGTTTGTTGGAATACCGCTCCAGCCAACCACTTCGCGTCCTGCGGGGCATATTTCCGGAGCTTTGCTAAGCAGATAAACTATATCAAAACGACCATTTTGCAATACAGCCTTTGTTAACATAATCCATATTATATGAACTCAACTTCATCTTCTTTATCGTAGGGCGATGCAGGAAGTTTCCTAGTTTCTGGGCGCCCGCGTGGACTTGGCTGTTCATGTTAGAAAACAGGACGAAAACTTAAAATTTTATGCAATCATACCGTACTAAAAAAGCAGGCCATCTCGTATCCTGCTTTTTCTGCATCACAACCCTTTTTCATTCAACTCATGCAAGGACTCCAACATCTTCATTAACGTTTGCTTCAATTGCTCAATCTCAGCTGGGTCTCCGTCGACATTTTCTAATAAGCGAGCAGGTATGCAGACTGCCTTGGCTTTTGCCTCGTGCCCTTTATCTGTTAATGTGACCACTACCTTCCGCTCATCTGTGGCAGATCGTTTACGGGCGAGTAACTGACTCTCCTCCATCCGCTTCAGCATCGGAGTAAGGGTGCCTGAATCTAAATAAAGCCGCTTCCCTAATTCTTTTACGGAAATACCATCTGTTTCCCACAGCACTAATAGAACCAAATATTGTGGATACGTGATTTGCAGTTCCTCTAGTAATGGCCGGTATCGCTTCGTCATTTCTCGTGTTGTAGCATATAGCGAAAAGCATAATTGATCTTCTAATTTTATAATCTGATCTGTCATCGTTCATCACTCCTATCGTCATTATAGCAAAAATTATTTCTTTTGACTCCTTTATTTTAATTGTGTACAATTTAATCGCGCACAATTAAAATAGTAATAGGAGGTTGTTTAAATGGGAAACGCACTTTATACGGCAAAATCAACTGCTGAAGGTGGACGTCAAGGGAAGGTTACTTCTTCAGATGGAACATTAGATCTTTCTCTTTCTATGCCAAAGGGACTTGGAGGAACTGAGGCAGAAGGCACTACCAATCCAGAGCAATTATTCTCTGCTGGTTATGCTGCTTGCTTTGACAGCGCCTTACAAATGGTCGCAATGCAACAGAAGAAAAAAATTACGTCTAAAGTAACTGCTGAAGTGAGCATTGGTAAGGACGCTGGAGGTTTTGGTTTATCTGCTAAGCTTCATGCAGAAATTGAAGGAGTGTCTCAAGAAGAGGCATCAGACTTAGTAGAGGCTGCTCACAAGGTTTGCCCATATTCTAGAGCAACTAATGGCAATATGGACGTGGAAATCAGCGCGAAAGCTGTTTAAATTTACACTTAAAAAAGATATGATCCCTCTCAAGGATCATATCTTTTTTACTGATGTGTGCCTGTCATTGCCGAACGGAATCGGCTTTGACA includes the following:
- a CDS encoding iron-siderophore ABC transporter substrate-binding protein, whose amino-acid sequence is MKRKLALSSLLLFTLMMFLLIGCSSDNEETANSDDNTANADETETESNDTEEAASEYPIVIEHAFGETVIEEKPERVATIQWANHDVALALGVVPVGFSAANYGVQDDSGLLPWTKEKLDELGAEDPNVFQDTDGLDFEAIADTNPDVILAAYSGITQEDYYILSEIAPVVAYESGPWVTTWREQVLLNAKGLGMEEEGEQLIADTEQLIQEKASEYPKTDGKKVVWVNFSADDMSQLHLYTPTDPRGGFLIELGMEYPESVTNQIEDESSYSLKLSAENADVLNDADIIIGYGGEDLYEAIKADPLLGKILAIERGSVVFIGNGTPLAASGNPNPLSIEYTIDQYLELIGEAISKIDE
- a CDS encoding FecCD family ABC transporter permease, whose protein sequence is MNNLVETKGKELNRYIPKHFTKVLVLCFVLLGFCILLSLAFGSRLVGINELMDGLFRPEVDTYDANVVRQRITRTIFSLFCGAALGVSGALMQAVTRNPIADPSILGINTGASLFVVCGIAFFNISTANQYIWFALAGAVITAIFVFGIGSMGRGGATPLKLVLAGAATSAALSSLVVAIMIPRSYVMDQFRFWQVGSVGSSSWSNISTFIPFLVIGITIGIVSAAALNALALGDEVATGLGVRTGVLRLVAAFAGVVLCGATTALAGPIGFIGLLSTHVIRLILGSDQRYIIPLSAFTGAIILTISDVCGRLLGSPGELEVGVVTAFIGAPILIILAMKAKVRAI
- a CDS encoding FecCD family ABC transporter permease gives rise to the protein MKNESITFIMTGIRQRRRRWILVTSFLVVLACALACAMLLLGNTIYPIQDVIRVLSGEDIQGASFAVNTIRLPRMLAGLFAGFAFGIAGNTFQTMLRNPLANPNVIGITAGSSAAAVFCIVVLHTSNAVVSIASVVAGLITVLIIYMLSKEKSFSIGRLILVGIGIQAMLNAFISYVLLIGDQQDIPAALRWLNGSLNGSQMDELPPLMLTVLIFSPIIILLGKHLSMLELGEQTAASLGVHTDKTRIALILSSVCMIALATSITGPIAFVAFLSGPIAKRLVGVGFSNIIPAGLVGVNLVLASDLIGQFAFEVRYPVGIITGLLGAPYLIYLLIRMNRKGDL
- a CDS encoding ABC transporter ATP-binding protein, encoding MKQTHTFKADQIVAGYDKKAIIHDISLEIPSNKISVIIGANGCDKSTLLKTLARLIKPISGDITLDDKQLNKIPTKQLARVLGLLPQSPIVPEGISVADLVGRGRFPHQSLMTGWTKKDYEAVAEAMDLMDITRFANHNIDELSGGQRQRVWIAMALAQQTDILFLDEPTTFLDITYQVDILDLLTDLNRKLGTTIVMVLHDINLSARYADHIYALHEGKLVAEGSPSEVITHTMIKDIFGLHCTVIDDPVSGSPSVVPIGRYHVNN
- a CDS encoding MarR family winged helix-turn-helix transcriptional regulator — its product is MTDQIIKLEDQLCFSLYATTREMTKRYRPLLEELQITYPQYLVLLVLWETDGISVKELGKRLYLDSGTLTPMLKRMEESQLLARKRSATDERKVVVTLTDKGHEAKAKAVCIPARLLENVDGDPAEIEQLKQTLMKMLESLHELNEKGL
- a CDS encoding organic hydroperoxide resistance protein, encoding MGNALYTAKSTAEGGRQGKVTSSDGTLDLSLSMPKGLGGTEAEGTTNPEQLFSAGYAACFDSALQMVAMQQKKKITSKVTAEVSIGKDAGGFGLSAKLHAEIEGVSQEEASDLVEAAHKVCPYSRATNGNMDVEISAKAV